The Meiothermus ruber DSM 1279 genome includes the window TGTGCGAGCAGGGTCGGCTGATTGGCTACAACACCGACGCCATGGGTTTTATCGCGGGGCTGGATGAGGCCGGCATCGCTTACCGCAACAAGAAAGCCCTGCTGCTGGGGGCAGGGGGGGCTGCCCGGGCCGTTGCGTACGCCCTGAAGGAAGAGGGCGCGCATGTGGCGGTGTATAACCGCACCACCGAGCGGGCCAGGGCCCTGTGCGCGGCCATGGGGCTGCACCTGGTGACGGAGCCGCTGCTGGAGGCGGCGGTGCGAAGCTGTGACCTGCTGGTCAACACCACCAGTGTGGGGCTCAACGACCCTACCCGCTCACCCCTGCCGCCGGGGTTGCTGCCTCGAGCGGGGGTGGTGGTGGATATCATCTATCATCCCCAGACCACCCGTCTGCTGCTCGAGGCCCAGCAGGCTGGGCTGGTCACCCTGGGCGGGCTTCCCATGCTGGTCTGGCAAGGAGCGCTGGCTTTCGAGCTCTGGACGGGTGTAAAGCCGGATGTGCGGGTGATGTATGCAGCGGCCCAGGCTGGGCTTGGTCACACTCCTTCTGCATGAACTCTTTTACCCTGCAAGCATCCCATCGCTACGAGCTCGAGGTCAAACGCTCGCGCTTTGTTGCCCATGCGGTGCCGCTGCCCAGCCCCGAGGCCGCACCCGTCCTTTTGCAGACCCTTCAGGACTTGCAGGCCGCCCACAACTGCTGGGCCTATAAGGTGGGCGCGCAGTACCGTTTTTCTGACGACGGCGAGCCTGCTGGCACGGCGGGCCGCCCCATCTTAAGTGCCATTGAAGCGCAGCACCTGGATAGGGTGATGGTGGTGGTAACCCGCTACTTTGGCGGGATAAAGCTGGGCGTGGGAGGTCTGGTGCGGGCCTACGGGGGGGTGGCTGCGGAATGCCTGCGGCAAGCCCCCAGGCGAGCAATTGCGCCCCGGGTGCGTTGCGAACTCCAGGCCCCGTTCGAGTTTGGCAACGCTTTATATCGCTTGCTGGAAGGCCTCGAGCGCGAAAGCGAAACCTACCACGCAGCCGGGGTGTGCTGGGTGCTCAGCCTGGAGGAAGCGCGGCTGCCCCAGTTTCAAGAACGGGTGCGCGACCTGACTCGAGGTCGCGCCAGCTTGCAAGTTCTAGAACGCTTCGAGGCCTAGGGTTCCAGGCCTGAACACGCTTGCGCGCGTCAACCTTCGATTACGATGGGCAGGATGACCGGATTGCGCCCCGTGTTCTTAGCGATGAACTTCTTGACAGGGTAGTAGATGTCGTCACGGATCTCTTCGAGGCGCTTCTTCTCGCGCACACCCCTATACAGCGCGTCCATGGCCATTTTACGCACCTCGCCCAACAGGCGCTCGCCGGCCTTGACAAAGCCTTTGGAGATCACCTCCACCAGCGGGTCGCGGCTGACCAGGGCGGTGATGATCACCACCCCCTCGGCGGCCATGTGGTGGCGGTCTTCCAGAATCTCATCGGTGATGTCGCCCACCCCCAAACCATCCACATAAAGCTGGCCGTGGGGTACGGTTCCGTTGAACTCAATGTTGTTGGCGGTAAGCCGGATCAGGCGCCCGTTCTCGGGAATCAGGATTTTTTCCGGCGGGTGCGGGATGCTCTGGGCCAGCCACTTAAAGTTGACCTGATGGCGAATCTCGCCGTGCCAGGGCATCAGGAATTTGGGGCGGGCCAGGTTGAGCACGGTTTTGAGCTCCTCGTGGCTGGCGTGGCCGGAGGCGTGCACGCGGTAGCGGGGCGGATAGAACACATAGGCCCCCAGGGCGTATAGCTGGTTGATGACGGTGTTGACGGCCTCTTCGTTGCCGGGAATGGGGCTGCTGCTCAGGATGACGGTATCGCCCTCCTTGATGGCCATTTTGCTGTGAGCGCCAGCAGCCAGGCGCGCCAGAACCGCCTCAGGCTGGCCCTGCGAACCGGTGGTAATTACCAGCACCTGCTCATCGGGCAGGTCTTTGATCTCGTCCAGGGTGTAGAAGCGGTCTTTTTGCTTGAAGTAGCCGAGCTCGAGGGCGATACGGGCATACTTGAGCATGGAGCGCCCTTCCACAGCGATTTTTCGCCCGTACTTTTCGCCCGCCGTGACCACCGACTGGATGCGGTGAATGTGCGAGGCGAAGGTGGTTACAAAGATGCGCCCCTTGGCCGCACCGATGACTTTGTCGAGCTCTTCGGCCACCTCGCTTTCGCTGGGCGTGACCCCGGGGCGCTCGCCGTTGGTGGAATCGGCGATCAGGCAAAGCACCCCCTCGGCCCCGGCCTGGGCGATTTTTTCCAGGTGGGAGGTCTGGCCGTCAATGGGTCGCTCGTCGAGCTTGAAGTCGCCGGTGTGCACGATCCTGCCGATGGGCGTGTGAATAATCATTCCGAAGTTGTCGGGAATGGAATGGGTCATGCGGAAGAGGTCGAGCTGGAAGTAGCGCCCGATGGAGATGCGGTCATCGGGGGAGACCTCTTTGAAGTTGTAATCCCCCACGGGAAGCCCGAACTCCTCGAGCTTGCCCTTGACCAGCCCCAGGGTCAGCTTGGCCCCGTACACCGGAACCCGCGGTAGTTGTGGGAAAAGGTAGGGCAGGGCCCCGATGTGATCCTCGTGGCCGTGGGTCAGCACCCAGCCCCGGATGAGGTCTTTGTTCTGAACCAGATAATCGATGCGTGGAATCACGATGTCCACGCCGAGCATCCTGGCGTCCGGGAAAGCCAGGCCACCGTCGATGATGAACATCTCGTCTTCATAGCGGACGGCGGTGATGTTCTTGCCAATTTCGCCGGTTCCGCCCAGAAACACAATTTCGACGGCGCCGTCGGGCTTGCCCAGCAGGATGGGCCCCCTGGGTTTGGGACGTTCCTGCCGTCGCCGGGGGGCCCTGGGACGGCTAAATGGTGGGTTGTTGTTCATGTTCACTCCAAAAGCAGCACCCTAGGATGGGGAAAAGGGCCTGGCTTTACCCCTGAGCCCATGTCCTACACAGCCGCGATTTATCGTCGAACAGGGGGTTTGCGTGGGGCGATCAGGCCCTCGAGCTCCGGACGAATCAGATCCACCCGCCCCTGCTCGTCGATGCTGTTGACCTTGACCTTAATCTTCTGGCCCAGCGAAAGCACATCCTCGACCTTTTGCACCCGCCCTTGAGCCAGTTGGCTGATGTGCAGCAGACCGTCCTTACCCGGCAAAATTTCAATGAAAGCCCCGAAATTGGTAATCCGGGTGACGGTGCCCTCGTAGATCTCACCCACCTTGGCCTCGGCGGTCTGGCCCAGGATGCGGGCTTTGGCCTCTTCGGCTGCGGCTGCGCTGGCACTGTAGAGCCGGATGGTGCCGTCCTGCTCGATGTCGATTTCCACCCCCAGCTCCTCGAGCTGGCGAATGTTTTTGCCACCAGGCCCGATAATCCCCCCAATTTTATCGGGGTTGACCTTGAGGGTGAGGATGCGGGGCACATGGGGCTTCATCTCGGCGCGGTGGGTGGGCACGGCGCGTTCCATCAGGCTCAGGATGTGCAAACGGGCCTCGCGGGCCTGGTACAGCGCTGCCCGCATGATCTCGGGGGTCAGGCCCTTGATCTTGATGTCCATCTGGAGCGCGGTCACGCCGTCGCGGGTGCCCGTGACCTTGAAGTCCATGTCGCCCAGGGCGTCCTCCAGGCCCAGGATATCGGTGAGCACCACCGCCTGCTCACCTTCCTTGACCAGGCCCATGGCCACCCCCGCCACGTGCTTCTTGAGGGGAACCCCAGCATCCAGCAAGGCCAGACAACCGGCGCACACCGTGGCCATACTGGAAGAGCCGTTGGACTCCAGCACGTCGCCCACCACCCGGATGGTGTAAGGAAACTCCTCCCTGGAGGGCAGCACGGCCCGCAAGCCGCGCTTGGCCAGGTTGCCGTGACCCACCTCGCGGCGGCTCACCCCGCGCAGGCGCCTGACCTCGCCGGTGGAGTAGGGCGGGAAGTTGTAGTGCACCAGGAAGGGGTCTTCGGTCTCGATGCCGAGGTCGTCCACAAGCTGGGCATCGCGCCCGGTGCCCAGCGTGACCACGCCCAGCACCTGGGTCTCGCCCCGGCTGAAGATGGCCGAGCCGTGCGTTTTAGGCAGCACGTTGCTTTCAATCCAGATGGGGCGCACCTGCGTTGGGGTGCGACCATCGGCCCGCTTGTTTTCTTGTAGGATCAGCCGGCGCAGCTCCTGTTTGACCACCTCATCAAAACCCTCGGCCACCAGTTTGCGCCGCTCCTGGTCTACCGAGCCATCCTCGGCGGGGGGAACCAGCTCTTCCAGCAAGGTCTGCCGGAAGGCCTCGAGGGCCGCCGAACGCTCACCCTTGGAGGCGGTTTGCAGCACGCTGGAAAGCCCTTTTTCCACGGCCCTTTGGTACAGGGTGGCCTGGGTATCGGCGTCCAGTTTGGCCGGGGGCTCGTAAGCAAACTTGGGCTTGCCCAGCTCGGCCCGCATCTGCTCTTGCAGCTCCAGGATGGGCTGCATAGCCCGGTGGGCGAACTCGAGGGCCTCCACCAGGCGGTCTTCCGAGACCTCTTGCGCGCCAGCCTCCACCATGATGATGGCCTCTTTGGAGCCGGCCACCACCAAATCGAGCTGGCTATCCTCCTGGGCCACCGGGTTCAAAACCAGACGCCCATTCTGCAGGCCTACCCGCACCGAGGCGATGGGGCCCTCCCAGGGGATGTCCGATAGCATCAGGGCCGCGCTGGCTGCGATGGGCCCCAGGATGTCCGGGGTGTTTTCCTGGTCGGCGGAAAGCACCGTCAGCAGCACCTGCACCTCGTGCCGGAAGCCCTTGGGGAAGAGGGGCCGGATGGGTCGGTCGGTCAGGCGGGCTGAGAGAATGGCTTTTTCACCTGGCCGCCCCTCCCGCCGCATAAAGCTACCCGGAATGCGCCCGACGGCGTAGTGCCGCTCTTCAAACTCCACCGTCAGAGGTAAAAAATCGGCCTGAATGGGCGCGTCGGAGGCCTGGGCGGTCGCCATCACCACGGTTTCGCCATAGGTTACCCAGACCGAGCCGGACACGTGCTTGGCGTATTTGCCGGTCTCGATGGTGAGTGTGCGCCCCCCGACGTCCACGCTGTAGCGTCGTGCCTGGGGTATTGGATTTTCCTCGTTCATATCTACTCCTAAGAACCCAGTTATAGCGCTGGGTGCGCTCAAAGACAGTTTCAACTCGCGCCGCTAGGGCCTGCTAAAAATGCCAGGGGCCGCTGGCGGCTGCGTGCGGGTTTGCACTCAATGCACCCTGCAAAGGCCGTTACCACATTGAAAACCGCTCCCATGACCGGAGCACACTGCCGCAAGAAAGGGGTGGGGCACCGCATGGTTTGGGGATGGCGTCGGCAGGGTGCGGGTTGGGACATATACGAAACACTGGGCTGGTAATTACGCCTGAACACAAAACAAAGCGTGTTTTAAGGTTTTGGCGGAGCCAAACCCCCGGCCCCGCCTACCGAGTCACACCTATTGTACACGATAGAGAACGTCCGGGGTTGCCCCC containing:
- a CDS encoding shikimate dehydrogenase, with the protein product MQLGLIGFPVGHSLSPAMHQAALRAAGLEGSYRALETPPSFLRARLQEVRRAFTGVNVTIPHKESVLAYLDELSPEAAAIGAVNTIVCEQGRLIGYNTDAMGFIAGLDEAGIAYRNKKALLLGAGGAARAVAYALKEEGAHVAVYNRTTERARALCAAMGLHLVTEPLLEAAVRSCDLLVNTTSVGLNDPTRSPLPPGLLPRAGVVVDIIYHPQTTRLLLEAQQAGLVTLGGLPMLVWQGALAFELWTGVKPDVRVMYAAAQAGLGHTPSA
- a CDS encoding IMPACT family protein gives rise to the protein MNSFTLQASHRYELEVKRSRFVAHAVPLPSPEAAPVLLQTLQDLQAAHNCWAYKVGAQYRFSDDGEPAGTAGRPILSAIEAQHLDRVMVVVTRYFGGIKLGVGGLVRAYGGVAAECLRQAPRRAIAPRVRCELQAPFEFGNALYRLLEGLERESETYHAAGVCWVLSLEEARLPQFQERVRDLTRGRASLQVLERFEA
- a CDS encoding ribonuclease J; translated protein: MNNNPPFSRPRAPRRRQERPKPRGPILLGKPDGAVEIVFLGGTGEIGKNITAVRYEDEMFIIDGGLAFPDARMLGVDIVIPRIDYLVQNKDLIRGWVLTHGHEDHIGALPYLFPQLPRVPVYGAKLTLGLVKGKLEEFGLPVGDYNFKEVSPDDRISIGRYFQLDLFRMTHSIPDNFGMIIHTPIGRIVHTGDFKLDERPIDGQTSHLEKIAQAGAEGVLCLIADSTNGERPGVTPSESEVAEELDKVIGAAKGRIFVTTFASHIHRIQSVVTAGEKYGRKIAVEGRSMLKYARIALELGYFKQKDRFYTLDEIKDLPDEQVLVITTGSQGQPEAVLARLAAGAHSKMAIKEGDTVILSSSPIPGNEEAVNTVINQLYALGAYVFYPPRYRVHASGHASHEELKTVLNLARPKFLMPWHGEIRHQVNFKWLAQSIPHPPEKILIPENGRLIRLTANNIEFNGTVPHGQLYVDGLGVGDITDEILEDRHHMAAEGVVIITALVSRDPLVEVISKGFVKAGERLLGEVRKMAMDALYRGVREKKRLEEIRDDIYYPVKKFIAKNTGRNPVILPIVIEG
- the pnp gene encoding polyribonucleotide nucleotidyltransferase; protein product: MNEENPIPQARRYSVDVGGRTLTIETGKYAKHVSGSVWVTYGETVVMATAQASDAPIQADFLPLTVEFEERHYAVGRIPGSFMRREGRPGEKAILSARLTDRPIRPLFPKGFRHEVQVLLTVLSADQENTPDILGPIAASAALMLSDIPWEGPIASVRVGLQNGRLVLNPVAQEDSQLDLVVAGSKEAIIMVEAGAQEVSEDRLVEALEFAHRAMQPILELQEQMRAELGKPKFAYEPPAKLDADTQATLYQRAVEKGLSSVLQTASKGERSAALEAFRQTLLEELVPPAEDGSVDQERRKLVAEGFDEVVKQELRRLILQENKRADGRTPTQVRPIWIESNVLPKTHGSAIFSRGETQVLGVVTLGTGRDAQLVDDLGIETEDPFLVHYNFPPYSTGEVRRLRGVSRREVGHGNLAKRGLRAVLPSREEFPYTIRVVGDVLESNGSSSMATVCAGCLALLDAGVPLKKHVAGVAMGLVKEGEQAVVLTDILGLEDALGDMDFKVTGTRDGVTALQMDIKIKGLTPEIMRAALYQAREARLHILSLMERAVPTHRAEMKPHVPRILTLKVNPDKIGGIIGPGGKNIRQLEELGVEIDIEQDGTIRLYSASAAAAEEAKARILGQTAEAKVGEIYEGTVTRITNFGAFIEILPGKDGLLHISQLAQGRVQKVEDVLSLGQKIKVKVNSIDEQGRVDLIRPELEGLIAPRKPPVRR